A single window of Helicobacter pylori NCTC 11637 = CCUG 17874 = ATCC 43504 = JCM 12093 DNA harbors:
- a CDS encoding acyl-CoA thioesterase — translation MPQIQSSHSNHFDFTIDTADRTKLLMSYLVVPTTANFNNVMHGGELLNLLDKVAYVCSTRYCAKGTVTLSVDGVTFKYPIPVGNLLTFLASINYVGNTSCEVGIKVLSEDIKTREITHTNSCYFTMVAVENGRPTPMPKYEPKTEVEIRRYEGALKRKEMRTRGYLKSGKHEGV, via the coding sequence TCAAATACAATCATCGCATTCCAATCATTTTGATTTCACTATAGACACAGCGGATCGCACTAAATTATTGATGAGCTATTTAGTCGTGCCTACAACCGCTAATTTCAACAATGTCATGCATGGGGGGGAATTATTGAATTTATTGGATAAAGTGGCTTATGTGTGCTCAACTCGTTATTGCGCTAAAGGAACGGTCACTTTAAGCGTGGATGGGGTTACTTTTAAATACCCTATTCCTGTAGGGAATTTGCTCACTTTTTTAGCCAGCATCAATTATGTGGGCAACACCTCGTGCGAAGTGGGGATTAAGGTTTTGAGCGAAGACATTAAGACTCGTGAAATCACGCACACCAATTCATGTTATTTCACGATGGTGGCTGTGGAAAATGGCAGACCCACCCCCATGCCTAAATACGAGCCTAAAACAGAGGTTGAAATCCGCCGTTATGAAGGGGCTTTGAAGCGCAAGGAAATGCGCACACGAGGGTATTTGAAAAGCGGGAAACACGAGGGTGTGTGA